From one Eulemur rufifrons isolate Redbay chromosome 23, OSU_ERuf_1, whole genome shotgun sequence genomic stretch:
- the CNEP1R1 gene encoding nuclear envelope phosphatase-regulatory subunit 1 isoform X2, producing MNSLEQAEDLKAFERRLTEYIHCLQPATGRWRMLLIVVSVCTATGAWNWLIDPETQKVSFFTSLWNHPFFTISCITLIGLFFAGIHKRVVAPSIIAARCRTVLAEYNMSCDDTGKLILKPRPHVQ from the exons ATGAACTCGCTGGAGCAGGCGGAAG ATCTCAAGGCTTTTGAGAGGAGACTTACTGAATATATTCATTGTTTGCAACCTGCCACTGGACGTTGGAGAA TGCTTCTTATAGTGGTATCTGTCTGTACAGCTACTGGTGCCTGGAACTGGTTAATAGATCCTGAGACACAAAAG GTGTCCTTCTTCACATCATTATGGAATCATCCGTTTTTCACCATTAGCTGTATAACTCTAATAGGCTTGTTCTTTGCTGGAATACACAAGAGAGTAGTTGCACCATCAAT TATAGCTGCTCGATGTCGAACGGTATTAGCAGAGTACAATATGTCTTGTGATGat acaggaaaactAATTTTGAAACCTAGGCCTCATGTTCAATGA
- the CNEP1R1 gene encoding nuclear envelope phosphatase-regulatory subunit 1 isoform X1: MNSLEQAEGRVVVSPIPAVVSGNCRDLKAFERRLTEYIHCLQPATGRWRMLLIVVSVCTATGAWNWLIDPETQKVSFFTSLWNHPFFTISCITLIGLFFAGIHKRVVAPSIIAARCRTVLAEYNMSCDDTGKLILKPRPHVQ, translated from the exons ATGAACTCGCTGGAGCAGGCGGAAGGTAGGGTGG TTGTCTCCCCGATTCCTGCTGTGGTTTCCGGTAACTGTCGGG ATCTCAAGGCTTTTGAGAGGAGACTTACTGAATATATTCATTGTTTGCAACCTGCCACTGGACGTTGGAGAA TGCTTCTTATAGTGGTATCTGTCTGTACAGCTACTGGTGCCTGGAACTGGTTAATAGATCCTGAGACACAAAAG GTGTCCTTCTTCACATCATTATGGAATCATCCGTTTTTCACCATTAGCTGTATAACTCTAATAGGCTTGTTCTTTGCTGGAATACACAAGAGAGTAGTTGCACCATCAAT TATAGCTGCTCGATGTCGAACGGTATTAGCAGAGTACAATATGTCTTGTGATGat acaggaaaactAATTTTGAAACCTAGGCCTCATGTTCAATGA